In Burkholderia sp. GAS332, one DNA window encodes the following:
- a CDS encoding YD repeat-containing protein has protein sequence MKFRTFQGGPASTLCRFLAAFALLLVAFGTNAKDCFELYSDSGATPGTKSCRLDVVSNTPGGMGNYACINNIALIDQWCSAPATDEPEQSCPVADPVYPGNGAVTLTEADFVSGDDIPMSFTRTYRSKPLVKNAAWMGPVWFHSWQRSLDLANANSGSSSKVIAYRANGEPVTFNWLGGTWRTAGFTGLALTQNASGWVLTDLQTETVESYSARGVLLSEETKTQFIRTLTYDASGLPTAITQHAAGTDAKKDITLRLDYDDKRRLSRLNDPLGRMTQYGYDANSNLVSVTWPDGYTHRYAYEDSRFKNALTGEINEVGTRVATWTYDAKGRAVAVDHPDAARNVQFAYSTGSTVITGSKRTTTLNTSSIGGVLRPTTSTSMAGNASSAWDASGNLLKDTDASGGTSEYSYDETGRPIKATVKRASGTSISSIRYADTTSLRPAMIASPNLIQSFVYDSRGNTTGIAEMPTNDTTGIKGFDAPKVEGAVTMAYGMTYDATNRLSFAQQLADGKVVAQWFVTRDATGNVFSIYPVERDVASEAISRDAAHRIEYGYNPTGDYFMRYDQRGRVDIFTFQEYASPANGGIRRILKVRFTYSPDGQVVSRTGTVARNGSLLDLNDGTDIPVSDEEINQWIDNYNYGDSPIAPPANLQGARQLLRASSLSASTVCGGCHFSAGLIDGAARGIVFVWRLVNNPAVKYGIGQGARKAAENWDRIKQMCKPAAETEVDGIPPGRITSEYTDITAGKSIRNIKTDVGKAEFEANLIESGYVRTLSKDGKADIFTKGESQYTVREQSNSGWITADAKRSGDNIAKIRLGGQ, from the coding sequence ATGAAATTCCGGACATTCCAGGGCGGCCCGGCCAGCACGCTGTGCCGCTTTCTCGCCGCATTCGCGTTGTTATTGGTGGCGTTTGGCACAAACGCGAAAGACTGCTTCGAACTCTATTCCGACTCGGGCGCAACGCCCGGTACGAAGTCCTGCCGCCTCGATGTAGTCAGCAATACACCCGGCGGCATGGGGAACTACGCGTGCATCAATAACATCGCCCTGATCGATCAATGGTGTTCGGCTCCGGCGACAGATGAGCCCGAACAAAGCTGCCCAGTTGCCGATCCGGTCTATCCCGGCAATGGCGCGGTCACGCTGACGGAAGCGGATTTCGTCAGCGGCGACGATATTCCGATGTCGTTTACGCGCACCTATCGCTCGAAACCGCTTGTCAAGAATGCAGCTTGGATGGGGCCGGTCTGGTTCCATAGCTGGCAGCGCAGCCTGGATCTCGCGAATGCGAACAGCGGCAGTTCATCAAAGGTTATTGCGTATCGCGCGAATGGCGAGCCTGTCACATTCAACTGGTTAGGGGGCACCTGGCGTACTGCTGGATTTACCGGCCTGGCACTCACGCAGAACGCGTCCGGCTGGGTGCTTACGGACCTCCAGACGGAAACAGTCGAGTCGTACTCGGCGCGAGGGGTTCTGCTGTCGGAGGAGACGAAGACCCAGTTTATCCGCACGCTGACCTACGATGCATCGGGCCTGCCAACGGCGATCACCCAGCATGCTGCGGGCACGGACGCGAAGAAGGACATTACGCTTCGACTCGACTACGACGACAAGCGTCGTCTGTCGCGCCTGAACGATCCTTTGGGGCGAATGACGCAGTACGGTTACGACGCGAATAGCAATCTCGTCTCCGTTACGTGGCCGGATGGCTACACACACCGCTATGCCTATGAAGATTCCCGATTCAAGAATGCCCTGACAGGCGAGATCAATGAAGTTGGCACGCGTGTCGCGACATGGACGTATGACGCGAAAGGGCGCGCGGTAGCAGTCGACCATCCTGACGCCGCCCGCAATGTGCAGTTTGCCTATAGCACCGGCTCAACGGTCATCACCGGCAGCAAGCGCACCACAACGTTGAACACGTCGTCGATTGGCGGCGTGCTGCGTCCGACGACCAGCACGTCGATGGCAGGCAACGCCAGTAGCGCATGGGATGCATCGGGCAATCTGCTGAAAGATACAGACGCAAGCGGCGGAACGTCGGAATACAGCTACGACGAAACTGGGCGTCCCATCAAGGCGACCGTCAAGCGCGCCTCGGGGACTTCGATATCGTCGATTCGCTATGCCGATACGACGAGCTTGCGTCCGGCGATGATTGCGTCGCCGAACCTGATTCAGTCGTTCGTCTACGACTCTCGCGGAAACACGACGGGCATCGCCGAGATGCCAACGAACGACACGACCGGAATTAAAGGCTTCGATGCGCCGAAGGTTGAAGGCGCCGTCACGATGGCCTACGGCATGACGTACGACGCGACGAACCGGCTCTCGTTCGCCCAACAACTCGCCGATGGGAAGGTCGTCGCTCAATGGTTCGTGACGCGCGATGCGACCGGGAATGTATTTTCAATCTATCCCGTGGAGCGAGACGTCGCCAGCGAGGCAATTTCGCGCGATGCCGCTCACCGGATCGAGTACGGCTACAACCCGACCGGCGACTATTTCATGCGCTATGACCAGCGCGGGCGTGTCGACATCTTTACGTTCCAGGAGTACGCAAGCCCTGCGAATGGCGGTATCCGGCGCATTTTAAAAGTCAGGTTCACGTATTCGCCCGATGGCCAGGTCGTGTCACGTACGGGCACGGTTGCCAGAAACGGCAGTCTGCTGGACCTGAACGACGGCACGGATATCCCGGTTAGCGATGAGGAAATCAATCAGTGGATCGATAACTACAACTATGGAGACTCGCCTATAGCGCCCCCGGCAAACCTTCAGGGCGCACGTCAGCTTCTCCGTGCTTCTTCGCTTTCGGCTTCGACTGTGTGTGGTGGTTGCCATTTCTCGGCCGGGCTGATCGACGGCGCGGCACGGGGAATCGTGTTCGTCTGGCGACTCGTCAACAATCCCGCCGTCAAGTACGGCATCGGTCAGGGCGCGAGAAAAGCTGCTGAGAACTGGGACCGTATCAAGCAGATGTGCAAGCCTGCAGCGGAAACGGAGGTGGATGGGATTCCGCCGGGACGCATCACGTCGGAATACACAGACATCACCGCAGGCAAGAGCATTCGCAATATCAAGACTGACGTAGGCAAGGCTGAGTTCGAGGCAAACTTGATCGAAAGCGGTTACGTGCGGACGCTGAGCAAGGACGGCAAGGCAGACATCTTTACTAAGGGGGAAAGTCAGTACACTGTCCGGGAGCAATCAAACTCTGGATGGATCACTGCCGATGCCAAGCGCAGTGGGGACAACATAGCGAAGATCCGGTTGGGTGGGCAATGA